The segment CTTGCAAATGCAAATCACTCGTATGTTCCAGAGTGGGCAATCGTTTTTTGCCCAAATGAAAGTCAATGATTGGCTCAAGGAACATAACCAAGACCCCAATGACTATACAATAGAGTTTGTACAAATTCCAGCTCCTCCAGGATCGGATGAGGTTTATGCGATCGCCATTCAAATTGAACGCAAAGACGGACAACCCGTGGAAGAGTGGCTTTTAGCAGAACTCAACCGCCAAGGATAGGTAAAAAATGATTTTCCTACCCAATTACCGCGCAAAGCCCTATACAAAGTCACCCAGTGCGCGACTATATTTTCGGGTTCCAAAAATGCCGCGCTCCCTGTATTTGGCAATTTGGGCTTTGAGAGTTGCTACTCGCTCTGCATAGCGTGAGGTAAGTTCAACGACAGAGCGATATTTCTCCTCCCAAGTATTCCCTCTACTCAAGGCACGGTTGATCGTGCGAATTTTGGCTCGTCCCTGATGTCGAATATCGGCCACAACGCAACAAACATAATCTGGCGCTTGATCCAGTCCATGCTGGCGAGCTAGGGTTTTCATCTTAGCCTTAAAATGGGTCACGCCACACTCAACCATAATGGCTCTATGAACCTCGGAATGGCTCACCCAGTGAACAAATTTAGCCGCGTTCATTACCTCGCGACGATCTACAGTGGTGTCAGTTTGGTTCAGGTAAGCCATGAGATCCTTATTATCTGAACCATCATTCGAGGTTAAGCGACGGTCAGGATTACCCATTTGATAGATATGCTGACCATCGGTTCTCAAGTCTGGGAAGTATGCTTGAGCTTCATCCGTTTGCAATAACTGACAGAAATATTTGACAAAATCTCCTTGGCAAACATGGGCAGCATATTGCAGAAAACCAAAGGTAAATTTGGCGCGGTCATAGGAATTGAGGCAGTTAAAAGATCCCTGACTTTCGCATTCGGCTGTTGGGGCAATAAAATAAGCCCAGAAGCCAAAGAGATCGTCATAGTCAGAGGGATTATAGACTCCGGCACTTTTATCCCCCACAAGCATCAGACCTCTTCTGTTGAGGTAGGAAACATCTGTGCCTACTTTGAACTGACTCCCGCCATCAAGGGTGGCATACCATTTGTCATCAGCTTCTCGAATCTCCACCTCAAAAGGGCTTGGGGGCAAGGGTATAGGAAGGGGTTGGTCGGGAGGGGCGATCGCGTCAGCGATGCGGAGCATTATCGCCGGAACATCCAGTGCATGGGTTGCCCTGCGGAGAATATCAATCAGTTCCTGTTTGGTTGTGGGAGTCCATGCTCGAATTGCGCTCTCTCCATTCATTCCATAAACCAAGGGGTGTCCCTCAGCATCACGAAAGATCTCAAATCCTGTAATTTCCATTGTTTAGATCTCCTAGTTTTATGCGTTTTAGGCCTGTTTTTGTGACTGAATTGTTCTTAAAGTTCAGGAATGGGTTTATCAGCCGATGCAATCAACACCGTATTAGCCTGATAACAGCTCTGCAAAATTTCCAGGAACTCTGCTTTATCTTTGGGCATCCACTTGCGAATGGCTGTTCCTTCATTCATGCCGACTATCACCAGTTTGTCTTGTGAATCTTGAAAGATATCAATCCATGTAATCTGTGATAAATCATCCTCATGACCATAGGGATGAATAGGAGTCTCTAAGAGTTCATCACCAGGAATAATCGTTGTCATAAATCGATAGCTATGCGATGCTTGATAACGATCATCAGACTTGATCAACTTCATAAACTCTCGATGGCCTTCTACAGTTCGACCCACAAGACAACCTGCACTGTGCGGACCGATACTGCCCGTCTTCCCATGGGCATGATGTTGATTAATGCCTGTAGTTGTTTCTAATGGATCGCCTGTGCGGAGCATGTCTTCATTGACATCACGGTAAACAGGAATAGGCCAACGATTTACTAATGCCTCGTAACCACTATGTTTGCCAACTTTCCAAGCTCGGTATTGACCAAACTTAATACGAGCTGCCCCAATTTGTCCAAAGCGAGTTTTGCCGTTAATTAATGTTGTATAATGCCGACCGGGTTCGCAAGTTCCCACCCACTTCCCTGCAAAACGTGGACAACCATCGACGATCTCAATTAGACATCGCAAATCGTTGAATCGATCGGGAGCATCATCATTAAGCGTTCCATCGGTGTTCATGCCCTCGACATAAACAATGTTGTAGCGCTCTTTGCCCAAGGATATATGGTAACCTTCTTGCAGCATATAGGCCACAATGCGGCTAGGAATATCATCACTCAGGTGCAGTTGCACTAATTGCTTGCGAGGGGTATGAAGCAGGGCCTGGGCGGTTTGAAAGTCTAGTGTGCCCACATTAGAGCAATCCGTAATTTTTTGAAATTCCTGAAATGCTGCCCTACTTAGGGGCCCGAACTTTCCATCCACAGGAGGCTCTAAGAGGAAGAAACGATAGACCAAAATTTCCTGGATTTCTTTAACTAACTCAGCATCTCCTTTAATTTCATCGGGAGATAAGGTTGTAGAGTCAGTAATATCTTGAATTTTCATCTGTTTTGCACTCAGAATACTAACATCAGTATTTCTTCTCAGTCCGTTTTTTCGATCCGGAGTGCTTTACATTAATTCAAGAATTCATATCAAATCTGGAAAAACTACCCTAAATTTTGGGGCTAGGGAGCGAGACGCTCCCACTCCCCCACCTTGGCATTTTTCGGGTGAGAATGAAAACTTCCTGCTTTAGGCTTGGGGTGTGGGGTCACCGTATTTGATCAGGAGGGCGATCGCCAAACTCACCGCTAAAATCACCACCATACTGAGCGCGGAGCCAAATCCCCAGTTCTGAGTCGCGCCCAGAAACTGGTTATAAATCAAACGAGCAGCCGTCATACTCGATGCGCCTCCAAGCAGTTCTGGATTGACGAAATCGCCCAAACTACTAATAAAAACCAATAAACTCCCGGCGGCAATGCCTTGGAAGGTTTGGGGGACGGTAATTTTCCAGAATCCTTGTAGGGGGGTTGCGCCTAAATCGGCAGAAGCTTCTAATAACCGTTTATCCAGCTTTTCCAGTGCCGCATAGAGAATTAACACCATATAGGGCAAAAAGCTGTAACTCATGCCAATGAGAACGGCTGGCCATTCATTGAGAAGATTTAAGGGGGGCAGGCCGATACTGGTAATGATGCTATTGAATACTCCTGTCCGTCGCAGGATGGTAATCCAGGCGTAGGAGCGCAACAGGGAAGAAGTCCAGAGGGGAAGCACAAAGCCCAAGAGGATTAAATTTTGCCAGCGTTTGGGGGCGTTGAGGGCGATCCAGTAAGCAACGGGGAAACCCAAAAGTAGACAAATTATGGTTGTTCCGATCGCGAAAAAAAGCGATCGCCCAATCACTTGCAGATAAACCGGTTCAAACACCCGCAAATAATTCTCCAATCCCGAAGGATTCACCACATCCCCCGGTCGAATGTTGGGCACTAAACTTAACTCAAAAATCACCAGAGTCGGTAGCACTAAGAGCATCAAGAGCCACAAACCAGCAGGCCCTAGGAGGACACTGGGGCCAATCAAAGTTGACCAACGGCGTTTAGGAGTCGGCATTTCAGTGGAGTTGGATTCAGAAGGAACAGTTGAAGACATAAAGCGCTTGGCGCGGTAATGGGGAATGGGGAATGGGGAATGGGGAATAGGGAATAGGGAATGGGGAATAGGGAATAGGGTATCTTTTGCTTTAACTACTGGTTAATTGAGTCCAATAGCGGTCATAGAGTTGGGCAATATCGTCTTTCACCGGTGAAACACTTTCACAGTTTGCCAAAACCTTTGGAGGCGGAAACAGGGTCGTATCTTGTTGGAGTTCCTCCGGCAATTGTTCATAGGCGACTCGGTTCGCTGTGGCAAAACTGAGGCGCTTGGTAATTTCGGCCGCCACGGCTGGTTGCAACATAAAATTAATCCAAGCATAGGCCCCATCTGGATTGGGGGCAGTTTTGGGAATCACCAGGGTATCGGTCCACAACGAAGAGCCATTTTCAGGGATCACATAGCCTAAGTTTTCATCCTCTCCCATAATTTCACTAGCATCCACGGAATAGCCCATAGCAATTTTCAGATCGCCAGTCAAAATCTGGGGTCGCCAAGCATCAGAGGTAAAGGAGGCGATCGCCGGTTTCAGGTCTACCAGCGCTTCATAAGCTTCTTCAATTTCCTGGGGATCTTCCGAATTCAGAGAATAGCCCAAATGTTTCAGAGTCGCCCCCATCACCTCCCGCACATCATTGAGCAGCGTTACTTGGCGACTGAGTTGGGATTGATTTTGCCACAAATACTCCCAATTTTCCGGCTCTCCACCTAAAGCTTGGCGATTATAAATTAACCCCGTGGTTCCCCAACTAATGGGAATACTATGGGCATTTCCAGGATCGTAGGGCGGATTTTGATAATTATCAAAAAGCTGATTTAAACCTTCAATGCGACCGAGATCCAGGGGAGTTAATAACCCATCCTCCACCATTTTCAGCACCATATAATCCGAGGGATAAATGATACTATACGCCCCGCCACCACCGGCTAAAACCTTAGCCAGCATCGCCTCATTAGAATCAAACACATCGGCGATCACCTGAATCCCCGTTTGTTGTTCAAACTGGGCCAGCAAGTCCTCATCGGTATAGCCAGCCCAGGTATAAATATACAGTCTATTACTATCGCCTCTTTCCGCGCCGCGAGTTTGCACATCGGCCAATGTCCAACCACAAGAGGATAACCCGAAACCCGCTAAAGCAGCAGTTGTCCCCTGCAAGAAGCGGCGACGGTTGATTGGGCGAGAAGATGAAAGATGATCCGGCTTATCCTGTTGACGCATGGGCAACCCTTACTTTAGTGATCCAGAGATTTTGATGAACTCAACCTCTCTATAGTATTTTCTAGTGAGATCCCCTCTCCCTAAATCCCTCTCCCACTGGGANNNNNNNNNNNNNNNNNNNNNNNNNNNNNNNNNNNNNNNNNNNNNNNNNNNNNNNNNNNNNNNNNNNNNNNNNNNNNNNNNNNNNNNNNNNNNNNNNNNNGAGGGACTTTTCCCCCTTCTCCTGTGGGAGAAGGGGGTTGGGGGATGAGGGCAACGTTTCGGCTCATATCCCCTCTCCCTAAATCCCTCTCTCCCACTGGGAGAGGGACTTTTCCCCCTTCTCCTGTGGGAGAAGGGGGTTGGGGGATGAGGGCAACCGTTGATAACTCATTTAAAAATGCGATATAACTTCTAAAATTGAGATCGTTTTATTCATGCAGAGCCAAACAATCGGTCGGCTGCCAATGGACATAGAAGGCAGTTTCCGGATTAGATAGGGCTTGAGCATAGGAACTCCCTTCGCGAACCGGTTGGGATACGGTAATTTGGTCTCCAGAAACCAATTCCACCACACATTGAATATGGGTTCCCATAAACATCGTATGCTTAATCCGGCCTTCAAAACAGTTATGGTCTGTTTCTGGAGGAGTCAAACTGAGATGAATTTTTTCGGGTCGCACACTGACTACCAGGCGATCGCCCCCTCCGGTGCTACCATTGAGGTCAGAAGCGGCCCAAATCTTCAAGCCCTTATCCGTTTGTACCTCAACCGCTCCCGAATCTAGGGCAGCGCTGCGACCCTTAAACAAATTGGTATCCCCAATAAAATCAGCCACAAACGGAGTCGCCGGGCGATTATAAATTTCACTGGGAGAGCCAATTTGTTCAATTTTGCCATCACGCATGATCGCAATGCGATCGGAAAGGGAAAGGGCCTCTTCTTGATCGTGGGTGACCATCACAAACGTTAGCCCTAACTCCTGATGCAAATTAGACAATTCCACCTGCATCTCTTTGCGTAATTTCAGATCTAACGCCCCCAAGGGTTCATCTAATAACAACACCGCCGGTCGGTTCACCAATGCTCTGGCTAGAGCCACCCGTTGTTGTTGTCCCCCTGACATTTGCTTGGGCAAGCGATGGGCAAATGCCTCCATTTTGACCAGGCGTAAGGCCTCTTTCACCCGGTCTTCAATTTGGGCTTTCGTCAGCTTTTTTAACCGCAGTCCAAAGGCAATGTTCTCCCAAACATTCATATGTCCAAACAGGGCATAACTTTGGAAGACCGTATTCACCGGGCGACGGTAAGGGGGCACATGATTCACCGACTGCCCTTGAAGCAACAATTCCCCAGCCGAGGGGACTTCAAAGCCAGCAATCAGTCTTAACGTCGTCGTTTTTCCACACCCAGAGGGCCCAAGGATGCTAAAAAATTCACCTCGGTGAATGTTCAAGTTTACGCCTCGGACAGCCGTTTCTGAGCCAAACACCTTAAAGACTTTGCGAAGCTCAACATCTAACTCGACATTGGTTTCCCGATTAATTTGATTAGTTGCGGTCTGAGACATAGTGAGAACCCTGAGCAATGAGTTCGGAGGTACAGAGGAACAGCAAGAAAGGATCTAGACTGTTCAAGTTTAATCCATGATGAGTACCGCTCGATATCGCACCTGATTCGATCGCACTCGATCCAATGCTATATTAATCTCTTCTAGCGGATAGGTCTCGATAATTTCAAGTCATGAGAATAATTCCCCATTACCCACATTTTTAATTTTTGATTGAATCTGTTGCAGGGTGCGAACTAAGTCGGCTCCTACCCATCCAGAAGACTGAGAATAGGGTTGGCTCTGTTCTACAGACTCGATGAAGCGATCGCAGACGGCTTTTAAGGGTTCTCCTGGCGGTGTGGCGATAACTTCCCGGTTCACCCCCACGGGGGTAAAGTTTCCGTCTTCAACCTCAAAGTGTCCCTGTTGCACCACCAGAGGATCGGAGCTGAGTTCATCAAAAATCAGGGTTCCTTGAGACCCGACAACGGCTAAACGTCTTTGTTTATCGGGGTTGAGCCAACAGAGGTGGAGGGTCGCCTTAAAGCCGCTCGGATAGATGAGTTTGACCCAAACCACATCGGGTAAACCCGGTTGTAACCAGGTATCGCCGATCGCTTCGACTTCTACGGGGGTTTCCCCTAACCAGTGATTAAAGATGGCCAGGTCATGAATAGCTAAGTCCCAAAGTGCGTTGACATCTTGGCGCACCGGGCCTAAATGGGTGCGGGTGGCATATCCATAGCGTAGCTCTCCCACTGCTCCAGAAGAGAGGATTTCTTTACCTCGTTGCACTACGGGATGGAACAGATAGGTATGATCGACCATGAGCTGGCACTGTTGTTGTTCTGCTAGACGACACAGCTCTAGACATTCTTCGGCATCGAGGGTGAGGGGTTTTTCGGCTAATACGTGACAATTCTGACGGAGGGCGTAGTTAATGATCTCATAGTGGGTGGAGGCGGGGGTGGCGATCGCCGCTAATTCCACCTCTTCCCCCCCTAAAACTCCCTGCCAATCTTCAGTTAACTGCACCGAGTCTGGCAACTGATACCGAGTTTTCATCGCCTCTAGTCGATCGGGGTTCGGGTCTACCACCGCCACGACTTCCGTCTGGGGATTCTCCAGGAAATTACGGATTAAATGAGTTCCCCATCGACCCGCACCTAAAATGGCAATCTTAAATGGTTTATCCACGCTATCCTTGTTTCACCCCTCTTCAGTAAGCTTTATTTTTGATAAGGCATCTTTAGCGGCTGCTTGTTCGGCGGCTTTGCGCGATCGCCCTTTTCCTTTACCATAAAGTTCTCCCTGTACCCAAACCTGAGCCGTAAAGGGTTCTGCGGTATGTTTTTGCGATTCTACCGTAATCAGTTTATATTCCGGCAAAACCTTATGAACCGCTTGAGTCCATTCTTGCAGAGCTGATTTATAATCTCGCCGCGCTGGATCTTTACGAATCTCCGTAGACAGGGTGGTAAAATGGCTATCGAGCCAAGGTCGGATCAACTCTAGGGTAT is part of the Roseofilum capinflatum BLCC-M114 genome and harbors:
- a CDS encoding peptidoglycan-binding domain-containing protein produces the protein MKIQDITDSTTLSPDEIKGDAELVKEIQEILVYRFFLLEPPVDGKFGPLSRAAFQEFQKITDCSNVGTLDFQTAQALLHTPRKQLVQLHLSDDIPSRIVAYMLQEGYHISLGKERYNIVYVEGMNTDGTLNDDAPDRFNDLRCLIEIVDGCPRFAGKWVGTCEPGRHYTTLINGKTRFGQIGAARIKFGQYRAWKVGKHSGYEALVNRWPIPVYRDVNEDMLRTGDPLETTTGINQHHAHGKTGSIGPHSAGCLVGRTVEGHREFMKLIKSDDRYQASHSYRFMTTIIPGDELLETPIHPYGHEDDLSQITWIDIFQDSQDKLVIVGMNEGTAIRKWMPKDKAEFLEILQSCYQANTVLIASADKPIPEL
- a CDS encoding ABC transporter permease, with the protein product MPTPKRRWSTLIGPSVLLGPAGLWLLMLLVLPTLVIFELSLVPNIRPGDVVNPSGLENYLRVFEPVYLQVIGRSLFFAIGTTIICLLLGFPVAYWIALNAPKRWQNLILLGFVLPLWTSSLLRSYAWITILRRTGVFNSIITSIGLPPLNLLNEWPAVLIGMSYSFLPYMVLILYAALEKLDKRLLEASADLGATPLQGFWKITVPQTFQGIAAGSLLVFISSLGDFVNPELLGGASSMTAARLIYNQFLGATQNWGFGSALSMVVILAVSLAIALLIKYGDPTPQA
- a CDS encoding ABC transporter substrate-binding protein, which codes for MRQQDKPDHLSSSRPINRRRFLQGTTAALAGFGLSSCGWTLADVQTRGAERGDSNRLYIYTWAGYTDEDLLAQFEQQTGIQVIADVFDSNEAMLAKVLAGGGGAYSIIYPSDYMVLKMVEDGLLTPLDLGRIEGLNQLFDNYQNPPYDPGNAHSIPISWGTTGLIYNRQALGGEPENWEYLWQNQSQLSRQVTLLNDVREVMGATLKHLGYSLNSEDPQEIEEAYEALVDLKPAIASFTSDAWRPQILTGDLKIAMGYSVDASEIMGEDENLGYVIPENGSSLWTDTLVIPKTAPNPDGAYAWINFMLQPAVAAEITKRLSFATANRVAYEQLPEELQQDTTLFPPPKVLANCESVSPVKDDIAQLYDRYWTQLTSS
- a CDS encoding ABC transporter ATP-binding protein, producing MSQTATNQINRETNVELDVELRKVFKVFGSETAVRGVNLNIHRGEFFSILGPSGCGKTTTLRLIAGFEVPSAGELLLQGQSVNHVPPYRRPVNTVFQSYALFGHMNVWENIAFGLRLKKLTKAQIEDRVKEALRLVKMEAFAHRLPKQMSGGQQQRVALARALVNRPAVLLLDEPLGALDLKLRKEMQVELSNLHQELGLTFVMVTHDQEEALSLSDRIAIMRDGKIEQIGSPSEIYNRPATPFVADFIGDTNLFKGRSAALDSGAVEVQTDKGLKIWAASDLNGSTGGGDRLVVSVRPEKIHLSLTPPETDHNCFEGRIKHTMFMGTHIQCVVELVSGDQITVSQPVREGSSYAQALSNPETAFYVHWQPTDCLALHE
- a CDS encoding Gfo/Idh/MocA family protein; the protein is MDKPFKIAILGAGRWGTHLIRNFLENPQTEVVAVVDPNPDRLEAMKTRYQLPDSVQLTEDWQGVLGGEEVELAAIATPASTHYEIINYALRQNCHVLAEKPLTLDAEECLELCRLAEQQQCQLMVDHTYLFHPVVQRGKEILSSGAVGELRYGYATRTHLGPVRQDVNALWDLAIHDLAIFNHWLGETPVEVEAIGDTWLQPGLPDVVWVKLIYPSGFKATLHLCWLNPDKQRRLAVVGSQGTLIFDELSSDPLVVQQGHFEVEDGNFTPVGVNREVIATPPGEPLKAVCDRFIESVEQSQPYSQSSGWVGADLVRTLQQIQSKIKNVGNGELFS